Genomic window (Paludisphaera rhizosphaerae):
GCGGCGGAGGCCCGGCTTTCCGCGGCCGTCGCCCGTGAGCAACTGGCCGCCGACGTGGCGCAGATCGAGGCGTACAACGCGCCGGTCCGCGCGGTCAACGAGCGAACCGTGGCCGTCCTGAAGGAGGCGAGCGGCCGTGACCTGGGGAATGATCGCGACAGGTGGATGGACTGGTTCGTCGACCTCCAGGGCTACGGCCAGCCGATCCGCTCCGAGAGCCAGCCGCCAGCCACGATCGTCGAGGAAGTCCCCATCGCCTACCAGCCGCAGACGGGCCCGATAGCCGTCGCCCAGATCACGGCCCTCTACCGTCCCGGCCCGTCGTGCTTCGCCGGTGGAACCCCAGTGCGAACGATCCAGGGAGATCGGCCCATCGAGTCGATCCGGCCCGGCGACCTCGTCCTCTCCCAGGACACGACCAGCGGCCGGCTCTCCTACCAGCCGGTGGTGGAAGTCCTCCACAACCCGCCCAACTGGACCTACAAGATCGACCTCGGCGGCGGCGAGACGGTCCACCCCACCGGCATCCACCGCTTCTGGAAGGCTGGGCACGGCTGGATCATGGCTCGCGAGATCAAGACCGGGGACAAGCTGCGGACCGTCGGCGGCGTGGTGGAAGTGCTCTCGGCCGAGAAAGAAAA
Coding sequences:
- a CDS encoding polymorphic toxin-type HINT domain-containing protein, translating into MNMATFNANPLYNVGVEIPVDRMAAEARLSAAVAREQLAADVAQIEAYNAPVRAVNERTVAVLKEASGRDLGNDRDRWMDWFVDLQGYGQPIRSESQPPATIVEEVPIAYQPQTGPIAVAQITALYRPGPSCFAGGTPVRTIQGDRPIESIRPGDLVLSQDTTSGRLSYQPVVEVLHNPPNWTYKIDLGGGETVHPTGIHRFWKAGHGWIMAREIKTGDKLRTVGGVVEVLSAEKEKVQPVFNLLLSGGDNYCVGGLGLVAHDNGFVEPVAQPFDGVPATAELVA